Within Methanobrevibacter millerae, the genomic segment GCCGTCATAGTAATAGGAATTAGTGTTTTTGGTTAAGTAATTGTCGTCATTGTGCAGGCCTGAAGCCACGCCGCCATATTTCATTATCGCCTTTTTGATTTCGTCATTGTCAGTATATGAATTTCTGCCGACGCATAAGATGTCCTGAATGTGGAATATGGAATGCAAGACCGGTGATAATGTCGAATGGTCATCGAACAAATCATCCTCTTCAAGAACCGGACCCAGCCAGCTTATGAGGTATCCAACAGCCATCAGGTCGTATCCGCCCATATTGGTGTCGACGTTCCAGCCGTAATCGGAATAAAGACTGATGAGGTTTTTCATGTTCTCTTCAGACAAGTCATAGGCAACCCCCGTGGTCTTTAAGATGCAGGATTCCAGGGCTCCGATTGCAGAAAATGCCCAGCAGTCCCCGCTGCTTTCCTGATCTTTAACAGGAGTTACAAAGCCATGATCAACAAGGCTGTAGTATTTTGGGATATTGGTTATTTCGGTGTGGATTTTGTCATTTACAATCATGGTGTAGTTTCCATCGCCCAGCCAAGGATTAATCTGGTGGGTAACGTACAAATCATTGCTTACGGATGCCTTATTGTTAATGTAGGTATTTTTCATATTTGACGGAATTATATTTAAAATGGAGTAGATTCCGCCCCCGCAAACTTCAGCGGTGTTTGAGACGAATACACAATTTTTAATGTAGTGGTCTGTGGCATTGTCGAGAAAGATTCCGCCTCCGTTTTTGCCGTGGTTCTTTTCAAAACGAGAGTTGTCAACATAGAACTTTCCATACAGTGAATAAATCGCTCCTCCCCTGTAGGAGGCATTATTTCCATAGAATCTTGAATTTGTAATTACAGTAACCGAATTCAAATCGCAGATGGCTCCTCCGAACTGGCCGAAGGAATTGATGAAGTCTGAATTGGAAATCGTTACGTTCGCATTCTTAAAGTATATTGCGCCGCCCGCATCATTAATGGATTTGTCATTGATGAAAGTGGAATCTATGATGTCTATTCTTGAATTGTCGCTTGCAGCTATCGCTCCACCGTAATTGTAGGCGACGTTTGACTCAAAAGTTGTATTGACGACTTTCAAATGTCCGTGGGTCATGTAGATGGCACCGCCGTACATCGCGTAATTGTTCCGGACAATACAGTTAGTCAAGTAAAGATATGGGTCGTAATGCTCGCCCGGATTATATATGGCACCTCCGAAGGAATGGTTATACTGATCTGTGATGCTTGCATTTGCATCTTCTAAAATTACATTTTCAATGTCTATTGTTCCGTGATTGATGATGTTAACACCGGACAGCGTTAAATCAGATAAAGTGAAATGTCTAATGGTCAGGGCATGGTGGCTTCTAACTATCGTGTCCTGCATGCCTGAACCGTGTACAGTTAAATTGGTATATTGCATTGAAGGAAATGTTTCAAAGAGGTATTCGCCGTTTGCCAAATGGATAACTCCATTATCACGAATGTATTCCTGTTTCAGCTCATTATAGGGATTTTCCTTTGAGCCGTCACCGCCGTCGGGAGCGGATGAATCGAAATATACCTCATTTAAATTTCTCAATAATATCTCCTCTTCCTCAACAACCCTGGACATGACGTTCGTCTGGTCAACGCACTCATAAGCTACCGTTGAAGGGAGTATAACAATAAATAATAAAAATACCGATATAATCAGTAGGGATATTTTAGATTTATTGAACAATTTGTGTCCTCCTTTATATAGTAAAGGTATGTTTGTACCTCATCATATATAAAAGAACACTATAGAAAAAAAGAATTGAAAAAGTATAAATTAAGGGGAATAATTTGAATAGTTTTCAGCCCTTGATTTGATTTTGCTGAACTTTTCATCAATCAGCAGTTCACCGTCCCTGAAGACCGGCTGAAGGACGTCATCACCGTCAGCATCAATAGGAATTGTCTTGAAGCTTTCCCCATCTTTAACAAGTTTAAATCTTCCCGTTTTTGATTTTTTACTGGAGTCCAATGGATTTTTAAAGATATCGTGCCATTCATCATCTCTCAGCTGAGCAGAACACTTGAATGCGTTTCTCTGCGTATCACGGTTGACGGAGCTGTGAAGCCCTCCGCCCATTCCGAAGATGATATTGGATGCCGCCCATCCGTTGGATTTCATTGCAAAGAGAATATCCCTGATTTTGTGATAATTAAGGCCGTCACCCCACAAAAGGCCGATATTGGCATCGAACATCTTATAGCCCTTTTCGGTAGTGCAGCTTCCAAAGCCGCTTTCAAGAATATTCAAACAGTCGATTGTCGTTGATACAGGCTCTCCGCTGTCCGGCCTGAAGACAACCTTGTTTCCTTCAGTTTCAAGAAAGCTTAAAATGGCTTCATTGAGCTCATAACCTTCACTTGAGGCCTGCTTTAAAAAGTTCCTGTAATTATAGCTGTCAATTACTAAAGATAAAATGCCGTCCTTTGCATTGTTAATAACGTTTAAGGTCTGTTCGATTTCCCCGTCAGGACCTAGGGACGTCATTACGCTGTGCTCGGTTGCCTGAACGGAAAATCCGTAAACGTCTGAGTCATTGTAGTAGTTTTCAGGAATCGTCAGGGCAGGAATGGTGTCGGTACCTGAAAAGCTTAAAAGGTGTGCAGATCCACAAAGCATAGCTGATTCGGTTGAAGTTGCGCCTCTGTAGCCGAAATCATGAAGCATAAATGCCAGATTATCCTTAGGAGAGCCCGTCACGTCCAAATAAAAGTTGGCGAGCTTTCTGACTTCTGCAGATAAGGTGGCAACCGTTGAAGGATACCATACCTGCAGCAATAATGATTCAAGATAATTCGGTAACCAGTAACACTTATCGTCAGTGTTTTCAACTGTCATTAATACGTTTGAGACATCAACTGGAGTGCCTTCGGGAACCGCCCTGATTTCAACAGGCAGCTTTCCGCCGAATTCATCCAGAATGTACTGCCATCCTTCACGGTTGAAGATGCCTCCTCCAAGATGAGCTTCCATTAACCTGTCAGCTTCATCGATTTTCTCTTGAGTTACTACTTTACCTTCCAGATACTTTTTAATTATGTACTGCAACCCGTAAAATATAGTTTTGTTAAATTCAGCACCAACTCTGCTTTCCAAATAGGAATAAATCTTTTTCGTTCCCTTTGGATAGAAATAGTGATGAGTTATTTTATAGGAGTCAGTAAACAAACAGATATTATTTTCTATCATGTTATCACTTGTATTAATAATATTTATTTTAAGCTTGTTATAAAGTTATGTTTATTTTTCGGAATCGGAATTTTGAGCTTTAAGCTTACAATTTTTAATCTGAAGCTCATAGAATCTGTTTATAAGCTCCAAATATTCAAGTTCAATCCTATTGAATTCATCTTTAATGAAAATGGATTCCGATTCCTTTTTAGCATTCCTGATTTCTTCAAGGAATTCTTTCTTACAGTCATCTTTAAATATTAATGTCATGGCAATCATTCCTTCAGTTATAATTTCACATACCAGAAATTCAACAATTAACCTGATTAACAAATTGTTTCTTGTTTTTCAATTAATATCTAAAGAAATTCTTTCAAAATAATATCTCTGTGATTGGTTAATGAAAAATGCAAAAAACATTCACTCGGTGAGCTATTTGTTATCTTCAATTTTGTCTTTTATAGTATTTAACATTAATCTAGAGGCTAATGGATTCAAAGTATTTGCAAAAAACATGAAAAAACATTAAAATAAAAAAAAAAAGAGAAAAAATTAGATTATACATAACTTAAATCTAATTTCCCATAATATGACTGGGGGTGATCACACATCGGACATACCTCGGGAGCCTCCTTGCCTACATGGAGGTTTCCGCAGTTGCCGCATTTCCAGGTGATTTCACCGGATTTTTTAAACACGCTATTTTTCTCAATATTGTTTACAAAAATCCTGTATCGCTCCTCGTGTGCCTTTTCAATGTCTGCAGTCAATTCAAACAAATCGGCTATTTCGTCAAATCCCTCTTCACGGGCTTCACGGGCAAAATTAACATACATGTCTGAATATTCGTAGTTTTCGTTGACAATGGCTTCACCAAGGTTTGTTAATGTGTCCTTGACACCGCCATCATGCAATAACTTAAACCATACTTTAGCATGTTCCTTTTCATTATCTGAAGTCTCTTTGAATATTTCGGACAATTGGACATATCCATCCTTTTTTGCCTGGCTGGCATAGAATTCGTATTTTACGCGAGCTAGTGACTCACCTTTGAGAGCCGTTAAAAGATTTTCTTCGGTTTTTGTACCCTTTAATTCTTTAGGCATATTTTTCACCTCAACATTAAAGGGCTTTTTTATAGTATTTAAATATTTGGTGATTAAATGGTAACCAAAAAATAGCTAGCGTCTGATATGCTGATTCGGATATAAGAAGTCATCCAAAAAGGCTAAAAACTCATCATCATTAGCCAAATCGTTTATATCGCAGATTTCATAGCTTTTAAGCAATGGCTTGTTCAAGTTTTTTCCTACCTTAATCAGTGAAATGTAATCGGGAGTTATGAGATGGCGAATGAAGGCTTCAGGAGTTGTAAATTCCCTTTTGACGTTTGAAACGATGTAATCATCGAGAATATAACAGTTTTCAAAGCCGAACTTTTCAATGAAGTTGCTGCAGCCTTCCTTAAAGAATACTCTCGGACCGTGATGAACCTTAATGTCATTAAGCTCGAAAACAGCCAGTTCTATAAGTATTATGGCCGTATCAATCTCGTCTGTCCAGTAACCTGTCTGAAAAACTAAAAAATCATTTGAGTTTAAAATTCTTTTAAATGATTCAGATGTCTTTTTAAGCTGAGGATGCAGGGTATCAAGAGGAATCTGAGGAATGTTGAATTTAATTGCAATAAGATTGCTTTTTCTATCCTTGAATTCATTTAAAACACTGTCCTTATCCAATTCCTTAGCCAAAGGATAGAAATATTCATCTTTTTTATCGGAATTTAAGAAATTCCTTGCGGACTGAATGAACTGTGAGAACTTATCCAGTCTCAATGCGGCGCCAACATTGCGGTTCTTATCGGTCGGGTCTATGCAGACCAATGGATCTTTGAACTTTTTGGCAGTGCCGTAACCCTTCAAATCGATGACGTGGCCGAATTGCCAGTCCGCAGCCTGCCTTAAGGTATTTTCAAAAGTTCCGTATTCTATAATGAGCAGTTCACATAAATATCCTGCAAATCCCCCCACTTTAAATTCTGAACCGTATGTTTCGGTCATGTCCATGAACCTTTTCAAAAGCAGGACCTCATCCTTTTGCGAATCGCTTAAATTGGCCTGAACAAAGATTGTATGAAGGATTGTCCTGTCAACGGCGGATTTAATCTGGCTTCCGTCATTAATTCTGTAACACGGAACAAAGTCTATCTTGAAGTTTTCAATCTCTGTTGTAACGTATGGATGGGATGCGAACTGATGGTAGGGCTTTACGTTAAAGGCTCTGCAGCATTCATGAGCCAAATCAAGTCCCGTATCCTTCAAATAGCTTTTATCACAGGATAGGGGAAATGCAATAAATAAATCAATGTCTGATTTTCCCCGCAGGTAGGTTCCCTTGGCCACTGAGCCCACAAGAACCGCTTCAGCGTCGATATTATCCTGACTGCACTTGTCATTAATAAAGTCTAAAAGCTTCTCGGAAACTTCCCTAACTTTCTTTTCCTCTTCAGCTGTGGGTTTAATTTCATCTAAAATAGCTTTATAATCCATGAAATCATAGCCTGAATTCAATTAAATCTTCATAAATCGGGCCGCTTGGAGTTAATGTGCTTTTCTTTAGCGTGATGGCATTGACTTTCATAGTACCAATATCAACGTCGGCATACTCTTCAATGGTCTTTTTGACCTTATCCTTGCCTTTAGCTGATTTCATCCGGCCTATGGTGAGGTGTGATGAGAATTTTCTGTCCAAATCAAAGCCTATCTCATTGAACTCGTTATCAAGCTTGTCATGCAGATCCTTAAGGATTTCATCCTCATCGAGGCCTACCCAAATCACTTTAATGCGATTTTTGTTCGGGAACGCCCCGCAGCCCTTAATCTTTATATTAAATGAATCAAAGTCATTAATTACCTTTTCAACCTTTGAAGCTATCAAATCTATGCCTTCTGTGTCGATGTCTCCAAAGAACTTAAGGGTGAAATGAAGGTTCTGCAAATCAACGTACTTGATATGGGCGTCGATTTTTTTAAATTCACGCATTACCTTATTGATTTTAGGCTTTAAGTCATCGTCCAGGTCGATTGCTAGAAATGCTCTGATTTGTGACATCAATATTCCTCACTGTTCAATTATCGTTTCGTCAATGGCTATGCCGAAGTGCCTTGCGCTTTTTTCTATGTATACCTTTACCTTATCTCCAGGCTTGACATCGGCAACGGATAAGGGTTCGTTATTTTCATCAACAATTCTTATCGTTTCTGCGTTTTGAAGTAATGTTCTGATAATCTTTCCTTCGTATTCAGCTTCAATCAATATCAATGGCCTTCTCTCGATTTTGCTTCTTCCGACATATGCCGTACGGGTTTCCCCTTCGGTATTAACGATTAATACTTCGTCTCCGGCAACAAGCTCGGATAAGTATCTTGTCTTGTTTCCGGGAACCATGACGTATGCCTGTACGGGTCCTGCGTTAACCCTGAAAGGTCTTGAAGCCACGTATTCGCTTTCTAAAGATTCTGAGTGAACCAGAAACATTGATTTTGAGTATGAACCGATTAGCATTCCTTCGCCCGGCTGCATCATGTCTGTCGTGTCGACGCATACCCTGTCGCCTGAGCCCAAAGGCTTGACGTTGGTTACTGTAGCTACTTTTAATTCGTATTTTTCCTTTGATGCGTCATCCACTTCTTTCGCTATTGATTTTATCTGTGCAAAATCGTTGGCTTCAAATATTACTCCGTCGGTTCCGTGCTCCAGAGTTTCCAATGCCAGTTTTGCGCCTTCTTCATCGCTTACGGCGGCTATTATATTAACGTCTACCTTTTGCAAATCTGCAATGATGTTTTCTAAAGGAATTACTGTCCAGTCCGTGCTGACTAATATGATATAATCAACGATTGGTCCTATTTTTACTGCCAGCTGTTCGTGTAATTTGTCTGTTATTTTAATGTATGCGCAAACGATTTTTCCTTCGCCTTTTGCCTTTTTTGAGAGAGCCAAATCCTTGGAGTCGGATAAGTTTTCACTTAAATCGACTGACCCGTCACCTTCGCCGTTGATTCCGACCAGATAAATGTCCGCTTCATCATCATTTGAAACGATGTTTACGTTTCCCAGTTTCCTGATTTTATCGGAATACTCCAAATCAAGGACATAGCTGATTCCGGATTCAAGAGCTGTCGTTATCATCTCTTTTCTGTCGTCCCACGGGAGGTCGGGAGTCATTATCCAAGCGAATTTGTTTTGCATTAAATCACCTTAGAGGAATTTTAAAGCTTCTTCTACTTCCAAATCATTGTGGACTACTTCTGAAATAGCTCTTGTGATTTTACCAGGGTTTTCAGCCTGGAAGAGGTTACGTCCGAATGCAACTCCTGCACCGCCGACACTTAATGAATCCTTTACCATGGTCAATAATTCCTCATCAGTATCCACTTTAGGTCCTCCTGCGATGACTACAGGAACAAGGGCTCCTTCAACTACTTCCTTGAATGAGTCAGAATCTCCTGTGTAGTTTGTTTTTACGATGTCAACGCCCAGTTCTGAACCTACACGTGCAGCATGCTTTACGAATTCAACGTCCATTTCGTTTTCAACCTTCTGACCGCGAGGATACATCATTGCTAAAAGCGGAATTCCCCAGTAGTCACAGGTTTCAGCGATTTCTCCAAGTTCCTGAAGCATTTGACTTTCGGTTTCGCTTCCGAGGTTAACGTGGACTGAAACGGCGTCAGCACCCAATTGGATTGCCTTTTCGACTGAGGTTACGGTTACCTTATTGTTTGGGTCCGGTGCAAGGGAAGTACTTGCTGACAAGTGTACGATAAGACCGATATCCTTACCGTATCCCCTGTGGCCTCTTTGAACAATTCCTTTGTGCATTAAAATTGCATCTGCTCCGCCCTGGGAGATTTCTTCAACAGTATCGTCAATATTGACTATTCCTTTAATAGGTCCGCTGGAAACACCATGATCCATAGGTGCAATAACAGTTCTGCCAGTATTCCTATTAAAAATCCTTTCTAAACGAATCTTTTTACCAATCATTATAATTACCTTCTAAAAAAATAACATTATATACTATATTTTTGATGTTATATATAGTTTAATCTATTTTTTAGGCATTGGAGTCCATAAATCAAATTCCTTAATTTGAGGAGGAATGCCGCTGTCCTTGTATGAATCCAAAAAGCCTTCCTCGGACCTGTAATCGCCCTTTACCTCGGCTACTGAATTGTGGAATTCAACAAGGCCCCTGTTTCTGATTATGGTGTGTGTAGGCTTGAAGGTGGATGACCATATGTAAAATACTTTGAAAACGGTATCGGGATGATATCCTCCCCCCAAATCAATGGCTAGAACGTCACACTTTTGGGTTAATTTAAATACTTCAGATAAGGTTTCATGAAGCCTTACATCGGCATTGATGAAGGTTAAGTCAAGTTTTGACATTTCACATGATGCTTCCGGTGAATTGTCAAGGGCTATTAATGTTACGTCCCTTTCAAGAATTACTTTGGAGGTGTTTCCGGTATGGCATCCAAGCTCGATTACGCAGTCACCGTCATTAATTAAATCTGAAATCTGATTTCTGTAGTCATTAACGTCATAGCTCAGCTTTATCATAACTTATCCCTTGTGTAGAGTTTATATATATCAAGGCCTTCAATCTTCAAATCCTTGAATGAGCTTTCATTATCTGCAAAGGCGAATGCGGTATTTCCAAGCATTGCCATTGAAGCGCCTGAAATATCACTTGAAGAATTAAGATAATCAACAAGATTTTTGACTTCATCGCTCATTAACTTCGTATTTTGAGAAAATTCAAGAGAAAGCCTTAGAAAGTTATCGACAGAAGGATTCCTTTTAAATTTGCTTAAGCATTCACGTCCGTTTGATGAAATCAATTTTTTATGTTCAGGATTAGTGATGACGGATGCAGTACTGATTTCACCGAATGTTTTAGTAGCTATAAAGAATTCATCATCAAAGGATTCGATTTTACCGATTCCAGGAGCGCCAGGACTAGTTCTTAAAACAATGCCGCTACCGGTCTGGGCTATAACGTCACCCAATCCTCCGCCGAGGGCAATATCAACCTTATGGGCAATCTGGCCACATTCAATATAAGAATGATTGAAATCAAGAAATTCATTAAGCGCAATGGCTAAACTCAAGGCGGAAGCCGCTGACGTTCCAAATCCGGCACCAATAGGCACCTGAATGTCCTGAATTATTTCAAACGATTTATCAGCGTCAAAGTGTTTCAATACCTCGTTGATTACAATGTCGCTTCCCCGATTGACATTGATTTTAAACTCACTGGAGTCCCTTACTGTGCTTTCAACTCCCTTATCAAGCAGGAATCCTGCACCGCACGAACCGTTTATCAAAGGGTCTGGATTGTTTTCAATGCTGAAAAATCCCGTGATGTGTGCCGGCGTGAAATGTGAAATTCTCATGATAAAGGTTATGGAGATGATTAATAATAAATTTGTTCATTTGATATTAATCCTGAATCCATTTGTTTACAATTGATTCGGCACCATGAACTTTAGAGCCCTGTATGGAAAGGCCTTTTTTAATTTCGGCACCTTCACAGAGATTTTTTAAATCCCTTTGTGATGAGCCGAAGCCGGATCCTTCATGGGTTACGAAAGGCTTGACTGTTTTTGCGGCAAAATCAAGCTTTTCAAGCTGCGTCCACATAGGCATCGGCAGGGTTCCCCACCAGTTTGGAAAACCTATGAAAAGCGTATCGTATCCGCTGATATCCATTAATTCTTCCTTGAGTTCCGGGCGCGCATCGTCGTTCTGTTCCTTTTGGGCCACTTCAATACATTTGGCGTATTCGGAAGGATAATCGTTTAACGGTTCCACCTTAAAGATATCCGCATCAGTCGCTTTTTGAATTAATTCAGCTATTACTTCAGTGTTTCCCTTTTCGATTACCTTAAGCTCGCCGCCGAAGTAGTTTTCACCGGCATGGGAGAAATAAATAATTAGACTTTTTGACATGTTAATTCACCTAGTTAATTTTATCAATCAATTAATATATAAATGTTGCGATACACAACAATTAATACTTAAAAAAAAATAATAAAAGAATAAAGTTAATTATTCCTTAATGGATCTTGCAAGCTCTGCACCCTTATTGAAAGCTTCCTGCAATACTTCTTCGTCAGGAACGAAAGTAACGTCTAATGTATCAGTTACATTGAATCCTGCAGCTTCCAAATCGGTCTGGAGCTTTGCAATGGCTCCTCCACCCCATCCTTTGGATGAAAAGATTAAAGCATTCTTGTTGCTGGTTGTTCCTGCGAAATTAACGCAGTCAAGCCAGTACATCATGTTTCCAATACGTGGGAAAGGCTTGTTCATCATTGTAGGAGCGCCTAAAGCGATTGCCTTGGAGTCCAAAACATCAGTAATGACATCATCAGGTCCGTCATGCTGCATGAAGTACATTGCAACTTCAACACCTTCGCTAGCAATACCTTCAACGATTTGGTAAGCAAGCTTTTCGGTTGAATGGTGCATTGTGTCGTAAATGACAGTGATTTTGTCCTTGCAGACACCTGAACCCCATTTTGCATACAGGTCTATGATGAATTTAGGGTTTTTCCAGATTTGACCGTGGCAAGGAGCAATCATCTTGATTTGGTCGACGATGCCGTTGTCGGTGAGTTCCTGCAGCTTCATCCTAAGCATTGGAGAGCCTAAGGTAACGAGATTAGCGTAATACTTTTGAGCTTCCTTTTCCAAAACGTCAAGTGAATAGTCTTCATCGAATCTTTTTGTGTGACATACGTGCTGGCCGAATGCGTCATTGGAGAACAGAATGCCTTCTTCAACCAAGAATGTGAACATGCTGTCCGGCCAGTGAAGCATCGGAGCGGATACGAAAGCAAGGGTTCTTCCGCCGATGTCGATTTCATCACCAGTTTGAACAGTATTGATTTCCAGATCTCCGAAATTGTGATATTGCTGTTCC encodes:
- a CDS encoding nicotinate phosphoribosyltransferase, with product MIENNICLFTDSYKITHHYFYPKGTKKIYSYLESRVGAEFNKTIFYGLQYIIKKYLEGKVVTQEKIDEADRLMEAHLGGGIFNREGWQYILDEFGGKLPVEIRAVPEGTPVDVSNVLMTVENTDDKCYWLPNYLESLLLQVWYPSTVATLSAEVRKLANFYLDVTGSPKDNLAFMLHDFGYRGATSTESAMLCGSAHLLSFSGTDTIPALTIPENYYNDSDVYGFSVQATEHSVMTSLGPDGEIEQTLNVINNAKDGILSLVIDSYNYRNFLKQASSEGYELNEAILSFLETEGNKVVFRPDSGEPVSTTIDCLNILESGFGSCTTEKGYKMFDANIGLLWGDGLNYHKIRDILFAMKSNGWAASNIIFGMGGGLHSSVNRDTQRNAFKCSAQLRDDEWHDIFKNPLDSSKKSKTGRFKLVKDGESFKTIPIDADGDDVLQPVFRDGELLIDEKFSKIKSRAENYSNYSP
- the rbr gene encoding rubrerythrin: MPKELKGTKTEENLLTALKGESLARVKYEFYASQAKKDGYVQLSEIFKETSDNEKEHAKVWFKLLHDGGVKDTLTNLGEAIVNENYEYSDMYVNFAREAREEGFDEIADLFELTADIEKAHEERYRIFVNNIEKNSVFKKSGEITWKCGNCGNLHVGKEAPEVCPMCDHPQSYYGKLDLSYV
- the cca gene encoding CCA tRNA nucleotidyltransferase, which produces MNSGYDFMDYKAILDEIKPTAEEEKKVREVSEKLLDFINDKCSQDNIDAEAVLVGSVAKGTYLRGKSDIDLFIAFPLSCDKSYLKDTGLDLAHECCRAFNVKPYHQFASHPYVTTEIENFKIDFVPCYRINDGSQIKSAVDRTILHTIFVQANLSDSQKDEVLLLKRFMDMTETYGSEFKVGGFAGYLCELLIIEYGTFENTLRQAADWQFGHVIDLKGYGTAKKFKDPLVCIDPTDKNRNVGAALRLDKFSQFIQSARNFLNSDKKDEYFYPLAKELDKDSVLNEFKDRKSNLIAIKFNIPQIPLDTLHPQLKKTSESFKRILNSNDFLVFQTGYWTDEIDTAIILIELAVFELNDIKVHHGPRVFFKEGCSNFIEKFGFENCYILDDYIVSNVKREFTTPEAFIRHLITPDYISLIKVGKNLNKPLLKSYEICDINDLANDDEFLAFLDDFLYPNQHIRR
- the thpR gene encoding RNA 2',3'-cyclic phosphodiesterase is translated as MSQIRAFLAIDLDDDLKPKINKVMREFKKIDAHIKYVDLQNLHFTLKFFGDIDTEGIDLIASKVEKVINDFDSFNIKIKGCGAFPNKNRIKVIWVGLDEDEILKDLHDKLDNEFNEIGFDLDRKFSSHLTIGRMKSAKGKDKVKKTIEEYADVDIGTMKVNAITLKKSTLTPSGPIYEDLIEFRL
- a CDS encoding 3-dehydroquinate synthase II, whose protein sequence is MQNKFAWIMTPDLPWDDRKEMITTALESGISYVLDLEYSDKIRKLGNVNIVSNDDEADIYLVGINGEGDGSVDLSENLSDSKDLALSKKAKGEGKIVCAYIKITDKLHEQLAVKIGPIVDYIILVSTDWTVIPLENIIADLQKVDVNIIAAVSDEEGAKLALETLEHGTDGVIFEANDFAQIKSIAKEVDDASKEKYELKVATVTNVKPLGSGDRVCVDTTDMMQPGEGMLIGSYSKSMFLVHSESLESEYVASRPFRVNAGPVQAYVMVPGNKTRYLSELVAGDEVLIVNTEGETRTAYVGRSKIERRPLILIEAEYEGKIIRTLLQNAETIRIVDENNEPLSVADVKPGDKVKVYIEKSARHFGIAIDETIIEQ
- a CDS encoding 2-amino-3,7-dideoxy-D-threo-hept-6-ulosonate synthase, translating into MMIGKKIRLERIFNRNTGRTVIAPMDHGVSSGPIKGIVNIDDTVEEISQGGADAILMHKGIVQRGHRGYGKDIGLIVHLSASTSLAPDPNNKVTVTSVEKAIQLGADAVSVHVNLGSETESQMLQELGEIAETCDYWGIPLLAMMYPRGQKVENEMDVEFVKHAARVGSELGVDIVKTNYTGDSDSFKEVVEGALVPVVIAGGPKVDTDEELLTMVKDSLSVGGAGVAFGRNLFQAENPGKITRAISEVVHNDLEVEEALKFL
- a CDS encoding class I SAM-dependent methyltransferase, which gives rise to MIKLSYDVNDYRNQISDLINDGDCVIELGCHTGNTSKVILERDVTLIALDNSPEASCEMSKLDLTFINADVRLHETLSEVFKLTQKCDVLAIDLGGGYHPDTVFKVFYIWSSTFKPTHTIIRNRGLVEFHNSVAEVKGDYRSEEGFLDSYKDSGIPPQIKEFDLWTPMPKK
- a CDS encoding pantoate kinase; the protein is MRISHFTPAHITGFFSIENNPDPLINGSCGAGFLLDKGVESTVRDSSEFKINVNRGSDIVINEVLKHFDADKSFEIIQDIQVPIGAGFGTSAASALSLAIALNEFLDFNHSYIECGQIAHKVDIALGGGLGDVIAQTGSGIVLRTSPGAPGIGKIESFDDEFFIATKTFGEISTASVITNPEHKKLISSNGRECLSKFKRNPSVDNFLRLSLEFSQNTKLMSDEVKNLVDYLNSSSDISGASMAMLGNTAFAFADNESSFKDLKIEGLDIYKLYTRDKL
- a CDS encoding flavodoxin, which gives rise to MSKSLIIYFSHAGENYFGGELKVIEKGNTEVIAELIQKATDADIFKVEPLNDYPSEYAKCIEVAQKEQNDDARPELKEELMDISGYDTLFIGFPNWWGTLPMPMWTQLEKLDFAAKTVKPFVTHEGSGFGSSQRDLKNLCEGAEIKKGLSIQGSKVHGAESIVNKWIQD
- a CDS encoding FprA family A-type flavoprotein, producing the protein MIAKAAKLAEGVYWVGVLHWNSRTFHGYSIPGTTYNAYLVFGEEKTVLIDNVYGGLDNQLFARIEDAFAQEGKDIQIDVFVQNHSEMDHSTHLRETIEKYNPEAEIYASPNCAKFLEQQYHNFGDLEINTVQTGDEIDIGGRTLAFVSAPMLHWPDSMFTFLVEEGILFSNDAFGQHVCHTKRFDEDYSLDVLEKEAQKYYANLVTLGSPMLRMKLQELTDNGIVDQIKMIAPCHGQIWKNPKFIIDLYAKWGSGVCKDKITVIYDTMHHSTEKLAYQIVEGIASEGVEVAMYFMQHDGPDDVITDVLDSKAIALGAPTMMNKPFPRIGNMMYWLDCVNFAGTTSNKNALIFSSKGWGGGAIAKLQTDLEAAGFNVTDTLDVTFVPDEEVLQEAFNKGAELARSIKE